In Pseudonocardia sp. C8, one genomic interval encodes:
- a CDS encoding glycosyltransferase family 39 protein has product MTAVLQPTRDPAGVPRLARWPVGLITAAVAAVHLVAGAIGRGYWFDEALMLAIGRHHLDWGSADQPPLAPAIAWLADTLAPGSIAVLRVVPSLATAGAVLVAALIARELGGDRRAQTVTALAQATGIWVTATGHWLTPYTLEPLGWLLIVWLLVRWIRLRDDRWLLAVGPVLGLAAQTKFQVILFAAVLVLAVLVAGPRALLRRPAFWVSALVGALIAAPTLVWQALHGWPQLAMGAVVASEAEALSGGRPGIALGLLWMSGLAGMVLLVAGLVFAGTDRRLRGYAFLALTFVALWVFFVVTAGRPYYLDGLHGALAAIGAVGFQHRREAAHRRLSWAVWPGAVLSVAAAAATLPVAAMLSAPGVQDGTIAAVQRAWTALPPDQRERTVVVTGSYIWAAFLDTAPRGTALPPVHSGNRSYGYFDPPADDHDVVIFVGEDPGVLAPAVTGLRPAGTSGSGDTLLPPGSEAGVPVWTGGTVQRPWSQAWPGLRTLGVS; this is encoded by the coding sequence ATGACGGCGGTGCTGCAGCCCACCCGGGACCCGGCCGGGGTGCCACGGCTCGCCCGGTGGCCGGTCGGGCTGATCACGGCCGCCGTCGCCGCCGTGCACCTGGTCGCCGGCGCGATCGGCCGCGGATACTGGTTCGACGAGGCGCTGATGCTGGCCATCGGCCGGCACCACCTGGACTGGGGGTCGGCCGACCAGCCACCGCTGGCGCCGGCGATCGCCTGGCTCGCCGACACGCTGGCGCCGGGGTCGATCGCCGTGCTGCGGGTCGTGCCGTCGCTGGCGACCGCCGGGGCCGTGCTGGTCGCCGCGCTCATCGCGCGCGAGCTCGGCGGCGACCGGCGGGCCCAGACGGTGACCGCGCTGGCCCAGGCCACCGGCATCTGGGTCACCGCGACCGGGCACTGGCTGACCCCCTACACCCTGGAACCGCTCGGCTGGTTGCTGATCGTGTGGCTGCTGGTGCGCTGGATCCGGCTGCGCGACGACCGGTGGCTGCTCGCGGTGGGACCGGTGCTCGGCCTGGCCGCGCAGACCAAGTTCCAGGTGATCCTCTTCGCCGCGGTCCTGGTGCTCGCGGTGCTCGTCGCCGGCCCGCGGGCGCTGCTGCGCCGCCCGGCGTTCTGGGTGTCGGCGCTGGTCGGCGCCCTGATCGCGGCACCGACCCTGGTCTGGCAGGCCCTGCACGGCTGGCCGCAGCTGGCGATGGGCGCCGTCGTCGCCTCCGAGGCCGAGGCGCTCTCCGGCGGTCGCCCCGGGATCGCGCTCGGCCTGCTCTGGATGTCCGGGCTCGCCGGGATGGTGCTGCTCGTGGCCGGGCTGGTGTTCGCCGGGACCGACCGCCGGCTGCGCGGGTACGCCTTCCTGGCGCTCACCTTCGTGGCGTTGTGGGTGTTCTTCGTGGTCACCGCCGGCCGGCCGTACTACCTCGACGGCCTGCACGGGGCGCTCGCCGCGATCGGCGCGGTCGGGTTCCAGCACCGGCGCGAGGCCGCGCACCGGAGGCTGTCCTGGGCGGTGTGGCCCGGGGCGGTGCTGTCGGTGGCCGCCGCCGCGGCGACCCTCCCGGTCGCCGCCATGCTCTCCGCGCCGGGCGTGCAGGACGGCACGATCGCCGCCGTGCAGCGGGCGTGGACGGCGCTGCCGCCGGACCAGCGGGAACGGACCGTCGTTGTCACCGGGTCCTACATCTGGGCCGCCTTCCTCGACACCGCCCCGCGGGGGACCGCGTTGCCGCCGGTGCACAGCGGCAACCGCAGCTACGGCTACTTCGACCCGCCCGCCGACGACCACGACGTCGTGATCTTCGTGGGGGAGGACCCGGGCGTGCTCGCGCCCGCGGTGACCGGGCTGCGGCCGGCCGGGACGTCCGGGTCCGGGGACACGTTGCTGCCGCCGGGGTCCGAGGCCGGGGTCCCGGTGTGGACCGGCGGGACGGTGCAGCGCCCGTGGTCGCAGGCCTGGCCGGGGCTGCGGACGCTCGGCGTGAGCTGA